TTTTCGTGGAAATCGGTCGAAACCATGCTAACGTGCCCTTCGTCAGTCGTTCTTTGATTTTGGGCAGGGGCTTCGGCCCGGGGCCCATCCGAGTTTGATCGGCCGCTTCTGCGGCGGATCAGAAACAAGCAAACTATGAAACGACTGATAGCAGTGATAAGCATGCTTGTCTTCGCAGTCACGACTGCGCGTTCCGAGTCCGAGTCTTCGGTCCCGTCGAACGGAGAGGGGTCCACCACCGTGGCCTTGCCTGTGTTTCAGGTGACGGCTCCGGAGGATCCCCACCCGCTCGAACTGGTGCTCGAAGTCCCGGTTCCCCGGATCGAGAGCCTGATCGACGAGATCGATTCCCCCGGGAGACTCCTGGTGGCTCAGGATCGTCGGGACAGTACAAAGGCCTAGGCAGGCATCCAAGAAAGAAAACCATCGGCCGGGGGGCTTGTCCCCCCGGCCGTTTTATTTCCGGGGCCGACTCTCAGAGGTTCTTCAGGACGGCGACCAGCTGGGCCGTGTGGTCACCGGTATCCACTTTCTCGATCACCGCCTTGACCGTGCCGTCGGCGTCGAGGACATAGGCGGCCCGGGCCGGCGCCAGGTACTTCTTTCCATACATCGACTTCTCCACCATGGAGTCGGTGGCCTTGGCGAACTGAAACTCCGGATCCGAAACCAGGGGAAATCGGATGCCCATCTTCTCGGCGTATTTCTTGTGCGAACCGCAGGTATCCCGGCTGATCGCCAGAGTGTGGTAACCGAGCTTCCTGATGGCGGCAGCGCCCTTGGCCAGGCTGGCCATCTGGAGATCGCAGCCACTGGTGTTGTTGCGCATATAGACCGAGACGACGGTCGGTCCGGTGATCAGTTCGCTGAAGCTGACCTCATCCTGTTCGCCTCCCGTGCGGACCACCTTGACCACGAAATCGAGATTCAGCTTCCTTCCCGGCTTGACCATGAGACGATTGAGAAGCTCCCCTCGACGGTGTCAAGCAGCCTCAGGACTCTTCCCGATTGAGTTGGAACTTGCTCCGCACAATCCCATCACCTTGGCGCCTCTGCGTCTCTGCGTCTCTGCGCGAAAAAACCACCAGAAGCAATTCGCGCCCGCTTCGCTCGGGACGTAGAGACGCCGAGCAATCGGACGACCCGGATTACGGCACTTCCTTGGCCAGCTTTTCAAAGAGATCCCGGAAGATCCGGTCGCGGCGAATCCCATCGGCCACCCGCATGAGGTGCCGGCTCGGGTCGTGACTCCAGGTCATCCGGTCGCTGAGGATCGGGCTGTGGGCCAAGTGGGTCGGCACCCAGGAAGGATCGAGCAGCCAGGCGGTGGCCGCCAGGTCCCAGATCTCCTTCGACCAGGCAAAATGATCGTCCGAATAGGAAAGAAAACGCTCCGCCAGAAAGGCGCCGATCCGGCCGCAGGGCTGGACGTAGCGTTCGATCTCCGGCGCGGTGGACAGAAGGTGGGACGCCACCCCCTGGCAGGGCACCTGAACGAGGGGCACTCCGGAATCGAGAAGGATCCTCGAGGCATGGGGATCCTGCTGCAGATTGAATTCCCAGGTATGCGGGTGGTTGTGCGGGTTGCCGCCCAGCCAGACGACCACGATCTTTTCGGCAATCCCCGGCTCCATCAGGATGGCCGAGGCCACATTGGTGATCGCCCCGATCGCAGCCACATAGAGGACTTCATCCCCATCCATCGCCCGTCGGACGAGGTCACGGGCCGCCTCACTTTCCTCCGGCTGGTCGGCGGCCTTCAGAAAGGAGGTCGAGCCCCTCCAGACCAATCCATCGGCCGAGCGGTCGAGCCGGTCGAGCAGGGTCAGGAGCTCCTGGTAACTTTTCTCCATGCCATCGGCCGGACCCGTTGACCGGTCGTTGTGGAAGGGAGCGGCGTAGATGGCCTCCAGCCTCAGCCGATCCGGCGAGAAGAGTGTGTGGACGACGCAGAACTGATCGTCGATCTCGTTGTAGGTGTCCGTATCGAGGACCATCCGGACAGGTCCGTCCGGAGGGGTCAGCCGCTCGAGCCGGAACGAATCGCTCAAGAGTGGGAATCTCATAAGGGTCGAATGGGGTCAGGCCGCTTTTTATATGCGAATGGGATCATCGGCGGGCACGAGCGGGTCAATCAGACGATTCGTATATAAAAAGCGGCCTGACCCCTTAGGGCAGATGAAAGACCTCCTTGAGCTCGACGCTGACCGGGCTGTGGTCGGGGTTGGAAGGCATGACATCGCCCATGTGTTTCCACCAGCGTTGACAGACTTCGGTTTGGGCAATCGACGCCCATCGGGCTTCATCCTCAATTTCAACCGTGGCAAAGAGCTGGCGGGTGTCCGGATGGAGAAAGATCGAATAATTATGCACTCCGTGGGCCTTCAGGACGGCGGCGAGATCATCCCAGATCGGGCGATGACGCCGTTCATACTCCTCCTCGGACCCCTGATTGACGGACATGACGAAGGCTTTGCGGATCATGGGTGGAAGAAAAGCATCCACAGGCCACCCAAGTCGATCCCGGATTGGCCGGCCCGGCGGGAATTTCAGCGGCGGACCGGACCGAGGTAAGGAAGAAGGGATGGAGGATCCAGAAAGGCCTTCCAGGAAGATCGAGCCGGGATGTCAAAGACCCGTCACCGGTCAATCCACGTAAATATTTTCGTAAATCGGCCGGTATGGCTTGAAAACGGCCTCATGGTGGCTACAACTGCAGCTACTGAACCCAAACATCAACCACGGACACTCGGATTCCATACACATGAAAAACCTGATTCTTTTCTCCCTCGCCACCGCCGGACTGATTCTTTCGCCCGCCGCCTTTGCGGGCGACGGCTGTTCGTCGGCCAAGGCTTCGGTCAAACAAACCGCCCAGGCGGACGGAGCCTCCTGCAGTGCCTCGGCCAAGGCAGTCACCGTTGCCCAGGCTGATTCCGGATCCTGCGCGACGAAGGCCGCCGCCCAGGTGGTGGTCGCCGACGGCTCGGCCTGCACCCGTTCGATGAAGACCACCCAGGTTGCTTCGTCCGACGGCTCGGCCTGCACCTACGAAGCCAAGGCCACGAAGGTTGCGCTTGCTGACGGCGCTTCCTGCACGGCATCCTCAAAGGCGATTCAGGTAGCCCAGAAGAGTGATTGTGAAACCAGCTGCGACAGCCAGTCCCAGAAGATCGTCCTGGCCCAGGCCGAGCCTGCGGCTGCGGACGACTGCGGACCCTGCGAGGGCGGGTCGTGCGACAAGGCCAAGGCCGCGCCGGTCACCGCGCAGGTTTCCCAAGCCGCTCCCGTGCAGGTGGCCTCTCAGGAATAGTCAAATCCAGTTCAAGGCACAGGCCTCGGCCGGTGCCGAACCACTTCTCATGAAACCGCGCCCTCAGCCGAGGGCGCGGTTTCATCTTTTCAGCCACTGTCGCCCGTGAAGGAAGATCGATCCGATAGGCCACGGTCCTCTTCCCAGCGGCAACGCGACTGGACCGTCCATTACCCCGAAGAACTGCCGGTCAGCGCCCGCCGGCAGGAGATCATCGCCGCTATACGCAAACATCCGGTTCTGATTGTGGCCGGCGAAACCGGGTCCGGCAAGACCACCCAATTGCCCAAGATGTGCCTTCAGGCGGGCGGCGGGCGACGGGGGCGGATCGCCTGCACCCAGCCGCGTCGTATCGCGGCCCAATCCGTATCGCGCCGGGTGGCCGAGGAACTCAAGCTGGAATGGGGTCGCGAGGTCGGTTGCAAGATCCGCTTCACCGATCGGACGGGTCCGGAAACCGTGATCAAGTTTCTGACCGACGGCATGCTTCTAGCCGAGTTGGGGAGCGACCGCCTGTTGCGCGAGTACGACACCATCATCATCGACGAGGCCCATGAACGAAGCCTGAACATCGACTTCCTGCTCGGTCATCTCAATCAACTCAGGAAGGTCCGACCGGATCTGAGAATCGTCATCACTTCCGCGACGATCGACACGGAGAAATTCTCCCAGGCCTTCGATCAGGCCCCGATCATCGAGGTGTCCGGTCGGCTTTACCCCGTCGAGATCATCCACTCCCCAGTCGACCCGACCCTGGAGGAACGCGGCGACTTCACCCACCTCGATGCGGTGGTTGCGGCAGTCCGGCAGATCGAGTTGAACGGTGAACGGGGCGACATCCTCATCTTTCTCCCGACCGAGCGGGATATCCGCGAAGTGATCGACATGCTCGGAAACCGGAATCCTCCGGCCGACCTTCTTCCGCTCTTCGGACGCCTCGGATCGGCCGATCAGCAGCGGGTCTTCGACCCCTCGAATCGGCGGAAAATCGTCGTCGCGACCAACGTGGCGGAAACCTCCCTGACCATTCCCGGAATCCGTTTTGTCATCGACAGCGGCGAGGCCCGCATCAGCCGTTTCAGCGCACGCAACCGCACCCAGCGCCTTCCGATCGAGCCCATTTCCCAAAGCAGTGCCAACCAGAGGACGGGCCGGTGCGGACGGGTGGCCAACGGGACCTGCATCCGTCTTTACTCGGAGGCGGACTATCTTGAGCGTCCGCTTTACACGCCCCCGGAAATTCTCCGATCCAATCTCGCCGAGGTCATTCTTCGGATGAAGGCCTTCCGGCTTGGCGATGTGGAGACCTTTCCCTTCATCGACCCGCCGCCTCCGGCCGCCATTCGGGCCGGCTATCATCTGCTCGAAGAACTGGGCGCGATCGATTCCGGACGGGAGCTGACCTCGATCGGCCGCGAGCTGGCGCGCCTGCCGGTCGATCCTACGGTCGGCAGGATGATCCTGCAGGCCCGGCGCGAAGGGGTTGTTGCCGAGGTCCTCGTCATCGCCTCCGCCCTGAGCATCCAGGATCCCCGGGAACGACCCGCCGAAGCCCGCAAGGAAGCGGATGAAGCCCACCGGCGATTCACCCATCCCGATTCGGATTTCCTGACCCTCCTGAAGATCTGGGATGCCTACCACGATCAGGCCGACACCCTCTCCCAGGGCCGCCTGCGGAAATTCTGCCGCGCCCATTTCATCTCCTACCTCAGGATGCGGGAGTGGCGCGACCTGCACCACCAGCTGGCCCGGGCCATCGGCCCGGACCGAAGTGTTCAGTCCCTGAGGAAGCCGACCCAGCCGGCCGGCCCGCTTGACCCCTCTGATCTTCTCTGGGGCGGGGTCACCTACCGGAAGATCCATCGGTCCCTCCTGACCGGACTGCTCGGCAACGTCGCCCAGCGCGAAGCCTCCAATGATTTCCGGATGGCCGGCGACCGCCGGGTGCTGATATTCCCGGGTTCAACCCAGCACCTCAAGGCGAGCCGCAAGCCGCAAGCCGGGCGCAAGCCGATCAAACCCTCGCCGGCGTTCTGGATCATGGCCGCGGAAGTGGTGGAGACAAGTCGGGTCTACGCCCGGACGGTGGCCCGAATCGACCCGGAGTGGATCGTCGACCTTGGCAGTCATGTCTGCCGGACCTCCCACTCCGAACCCGCCTACGAGGCAGCGGCCGGGCGGGTCGTCGTCCGGGAGACCATCCGTATCCACGGGTTGGAAATACGCCGGCGCTCGATCAGCTACGGCAAGCTCGACCCCGCCGAAGCCACCCGGATCTTCATCACGGAGGCCCTGGTCAATGAACAGGCCCATGATGACCGGCACGGCATCCTCGAGCGCAACCGGCCCGTCCGCGAAAAGGCCGAGGTCCTCCAGACCCGGCTGCAGCGGTGGCGGGGTCTCGATCTCGACGACGCCGTGCGGAGATTCTACGCCGCGGCCATCGGAGGCGAGACTGTCTCATCCTGGATCGAGCTGAACCGGATGATCCGCCATCGCGGCGGCGCGGACTTCCTGCAGCTGAGCGAGAGCGACCTCCTCGGACCGGCGATGGATGAAATCGAGACCGGCGCTTTTCCCGACAAGGTGACCCTCGACAATTCGGCCCTGCCCCTGACCTACGCCTATCGTCCCGGTGAAGAGTCGGACGGGGTCACCCTGAACCTGAATCCCCGGCAGGCCCGCCAGCTTCAGCCCGGGATTCTCGACTGGCTGATCCCCGGTCACCTCGAGGAGAAGGTCCATTGCCTGCTCCGCGCCCTGCCCAAGGATGTCCGTCGGTCGCTCATCCCCATCGCGGAAAAGTCCAGACGGATCGCCCGGGAACTGAAGCCGACCGGGACCGGTCTGATCGAGACTCTGGCCACCCACCTCCGCACGGTTTACGGGATCGAAACCGTGCCCGGCGACTGGCAGGCGGACGCCATACCCGGACACCTTCGTATCCGTATTTCCGTTACAGATGAGGATGGAAAACCGCTCGCCGCCCACCGCGATCTCCGGGCGGTCCAGGACAAGCTCGACCGCGAGGAAAAGCGCATCGCCCGGAGTCCGGCGCAACCGGTCCGGGACGCCTGGGGTATTGCCGCCGCCCGGTGGGAGCGGACCGACCTCGAGACCTGGGACTTTCCCGATCCCCCCGAATCCCTCGTCGTAACCGAAATGGCAGGGATGCCCATCCATGCCTGGCCCGGACTTCGGCTCGAGGGCGGCTCGGTGTCCCTGCGGCTGTTCCGGACCCGGGAAGATGCCCGCGCCATGACTCCGGCCGGTTGTGCCCGGCTGGTCGAGCACGATCTGCGCTATGAGCTCGCCTGGGTTCAACGTGATCTGAAAGACCTCGCCCGGATCGGTCCACTGGCCTCCACTCTGGCCCCCCTGACCGCCCTCAAGGCCGAGGCCGCCGAGAACATCCGCCGTCACCTCTGCAGCGCCCTGCCCGATCCCTTCACCGGTGAGCGTTATCGGGAGATCGTCGCACGGGCGAAGGAAGCCTGCAAAGGCCTGGTTCCCCGTTTCGTCGACCAGGTCCAAGCCATTCTGGAAGCGCGCCAGCACGCCCTGACCCGGAAGGCGCGCCACCCGGGATACGAGGCGGACGTCGCCCGTCTGGTTCCCGCCGATTTCCTCCTGCAGACCCCGTATTCCCGGCTCCGGCACCTGCCCCGGTATCTCAAGGCCGTCGTTATACGGGGGGAAAAGGCCGCCCAGGATCCCGCCCGGGACACCAGCCGGGAGGCGGACATCAGGCGATTACAGGCCCGGTTGGACCTTCTCGGCTCGAAGGCGGGGGCGTTCCCTTCAATCCAGACGACGCTGGAAGAGGTTCGGTGGATGATGGAGGAACTGCGGGTCTCACAATTCGCCCAGGAACTCGGGACCGATGGCAAGATCTCGACCCTGCGAATTGAGCGTCGACTGGAAGCCATCGAGACCACGTAGTCGAGTGAGCCATCAAGCCCTGATAAACAAACGCGAAAGGTCGGATGCTCCGTGCGGCGGCCCGGGCTTGTCTCGGCGCAGCCATGCGAAGCCGGGCGGACCGCCCTCCAGGAGAATCCATCCGGAGGGTCGTGTTCCCGCGCGACCATCGATGCCTGGTGAAACTCTTCCCGTTCATCTGACTCACTGCCCCGTCGGACCCTCGAATTGATGCGCTGCCTGCGACTCCACTTCTTTCTGACCTATGGAATCATGGGCAGCATCATGCCCTTCTTTCCCGTTTACCTGCGGGAGGTCCAGTCGCTCTCCTCTGTTCAGATCGGCACGGTGATGGCGGTGGCCAGCCTGGCGGTCCTGATCACCCCCGTCCTTTTCACGTGGCTGGCCGACCTGAAGGAGAACACCCGCAACCTGGCCTCCGGCATCTTCCTGGTCAGCGCAACCGCGACGAGCCTGCTCTTTCTCAGTCGGGGATTCGGGTGGACCCTCCTGCTTTACGGCCTGCAGAGCCTGGCCCTGGTTCCCATGCTGCCGCTTCAGGACGGACTCTATTTCCGGGTGGCGCGCTCCCGGACGGAATCCGGCCTGGCAACCCCGCCCTTCCACCAGATCCGGGTATGGGGAACGATTGGCTTCATTTCACCCAGTATCGTCCTGTTCGCCGGCCTTCGGGCGGGAGCAACACTCAATATCACCCTGATCGCAGCCGCCGTCTTCGCCGTGGCGGGTCTGATCAACTCCCGGTTTCTCCCGGAGTCTGAACGCAGGAGGACGGAAAGCGCTCCCGGTGAAAACGCCTCCCGGCTCCCGACCGTCGCGGCGGCCCGGGTCCTCTTCCGGCCCCCGGTTGTCTTTTTCTGCGCAGGGATGGCGATACTGCAGTTTGCGGTGGCCGGTTACTACAGCTTCTACCCGATCTACCTGACCGAGGTGGCCGGGATCGAGAGCGCCTGGCTCGGACTGATCTCCAACATCGGCGTAACGGTCGAGATCTTCTTCATGCTCGGATTCGGCTGGCTCAGCAGTCGGCTGGGAATCCGCCGCATCATTGTGTTGGGCGCCATGGCCATCACTGTCCGGATGGCCGCTCTCGCTTTCCTTCCCGGAGCCGGCATCGCCATCGGGGTTCAGCTCTTCCACGGTTGGATCATCATCGCGACCCTGGTCGCTCCGGTCGTCTACCTCAACCGTCTGGCCGGGGACACCTTTCGCAATTCCATCCAGGGACTTTACGCGATGGTTATTGCGGGTCTCTTCCGGATTCTGGGAAACCTCTTCTTTGGGCAGGTCGCAGAACGGAGCCTGACGGCGGTCTTCCTCTACGGCGCCATTCTCAGTATCATCGCGACCGTCCTTTTCACCGTCGCCTTCCGGGAGAAGGGAGACCGTGAAACGAGCGCGAGGGAGCGGGCACCCGCGGATCCCGTGTCAAGGTAAGGACACCCCGGTCACGTTGGCGAATCCCGCGCAGAGACGAGACCGGTGACTGGTGCGACCCGCTAAAAACAGGTGATGCGACTCCCCTATCCCCCTGATTCCGGGGCGTAAGAGCGCAGGAGATCAATCGGATCCGATGGATCCAGCCATTCTGTTCCTTTTCCGACCTCCCGGGCGGCCTGATTCTCCGCCCCTCCGTCGCGGACCGCCCTCAGTCGGCCCTTGATTCGAACCACACCCGGCACCTCGTCCAGTCCGAGAACCTCAAAACTGTCCAGATTGAGAAACTGGTCTTCTTCTTCCGCCACCACGGATTCCGTCACGTCCCGATGATCCCGCAGCGCGCTCTCCCAGAAAACCCCTCCCTGTTGGGTCGTCCCCGTATAATCCTGGGCGGGCATTCCCGGACGAGAAACCGTCGCGTAGAGTCGCCCGAGGCGCACAAAATAACGCCCACGGGTCTGATGCAGGCCCGAAGTGAGCTCGAGCACGGATTGCCACTGAAGGACATCGCCCGACCAGCTGTAGACGCGCTTCATGGCAAACGAACCGATTTCGCGCCCATCGAGCGTGTGGATCATCACCTCACCCTCCCATTGGCCGGTCAGCCGGTTGAGCAAGGCCCGCAATTCATGGCTCGACTGTCCGGCGACGG
This window of the Opitutaceae bacterium genome carries:
- a CDS encoding redoxin domain-containing protein; translation: MVKPGRKLNLDFVVKVVRTGGEQDEVSFSELITGPTVVSVYMRNNTSGCDLQMASLAKGAAAIRKLGYHTLAISRDTCGSHKKYAEKMGIRFPLVSDPEFQFAKATDSMVEKSMYGKKYLAPARAAYVLDADGTVKAVIEKVDTGDHTAQLVAVLKNL
- a CDS encoding nucleoside hydrolase; this translates as MRFPLLSDSFRLERLTPPDGPVRMVLDTDTYNEIDDQFCVVHTLFSPDRLRLEAIYAAPFHNDRSTGPADGMEKSYQELLTLLDRLDRSADGLVWRGSTSFLKAADQPEESEAARDLVRRAMDGDEVLYVAAIGAITNVASAILMEPGIAEKIVVVWLGGNPHNHPHTWEFNLQQDPHASRILLDSGVPLVQVPCQGVASHLLSTAPEIERYVQPCGRIGAFLAERFLSYSDDHFAWSKEIWDLAATAWLLDPSWVPTHLAHSPILSDRMTWSHDPSRHLMRVADGIRRDRIFRDLFEKLAKEVP
- the rhaM gene encoding L-rhamnose mutarotase, whose product is MIRKAFVMSVNQGSEEEYERRHRPIWDDLAAVLKAHGVHNYSIFLHPDTRQLFATVEIEDEARWASIAQTEVCQRWWKHMGDVMPSNPDHSPVSVELKEVFHLP
- the hrpA gene encoding ATP-dependent RNA helicase HrpA, whose protein sequence is MKEDRSDRPRSSSQRQRDWTVHYPEELPVSARRQEIIAAIRKHPVLIVAGETGSGKTTQLPKMCLQAGGGRRGRIACTQPRRIAAQSVSRRVAEELKLEWGREVGCKIRFTDRTGPETVIKFLTDGMLLAELGSDRLLREYDTIIIDEAHERSLNIDFLLGHLNQLRKVRPDLRIVITSATIDTEKFSQAFDQAPIIEVSGRLYPVEIIHSPVDPTLEERGDFTHLDAVVAAVRQIELNGERGDILIFLPTERDIREVIDMLGNRNPPADLLPLFGRLGSADQQRVFDPSNRRKIVVATNVAETSLTIPGIRFVIDSGEARISRFSARNRTQRLPIEPISQSSANQRTGRCGRVANGTCIRLYSEADYLERPLYTPPEILRSNLAEVILRMKAFRLGDVETFPFIDPPPPAAIRAGYHLLEELGAIDSGRELTSIGRELARLPVDPTVGRMILQARREGVVAEVLVIASALSIQDPRERPAEARKEADEAHRRFTHPDSDFLTLLKIWDAYHDQADTLSQGRLRKFCRAHFISYLRMREWRDLHHQLARAIGPDRSVQSLRKPTQPAGPLDPSDLLWGGVTYRKIHRSLLTGLLGNVAQREASNDFRMAGDRRVLIFPGSTQHLKASRKPQAGRKPIKPSPAFWIMAAEVVETSRVYARTVARIDPEWIVDLGSHVCRTSHSEPAYEAAAGRVVVRETIRIHGLEIRRRSISYGKLDPAEATRIFITEALVNEQAHDDRHGILERNRPVREKAEVLQTRLQRWRGLDLDDAVRRFYAAAIGGETVSSWIELNRMIRHRGGADFLQLSESDLLGPAMDEIETGAFPDKVTLDNSALPLTYAYRPGEESDGVTLNLNPRQARQLQPGILDWLIPGHLEEKVHCLLRALPKDVRRSLIPIAEKSRRIARELKPTGTGLIETLATHLRTVYGIETVPGDWQADAIPGHLRIRISVTDEDGKPLAAHRDLRAVQDKLDREEKRIARSPAQPVRDAWGIAAARWERTDLETWDFPDPPESLVVTEMAGMPIHAWPGLRLEGGSVSLRLFRTREDARAMTPAGCARLVEHDLRYELAWVQRDLKDLARIGPLASTLAPLTALKAEAAENIRRHLCSALPDPFTGERYREIVARAKEACKGLVPRFVDQVQAILEARQHALTRKARHPGYEADVARLVPADFLLQTPYSRLRHLPRYLKAVVIRGEKAAQDPARDTSREADIRRLQARLDLLGSKAGAFPSIQTTLEEVRWMMEELRVSQFAQELGTDGKISTLRIERRLEAIETT
- a CDS encoding MFS transporter; amino-acid sequence: MRCLRLHFFLTYGIMGSIMPFFPVYLREVQSLSSVQIGTVMAVASLAVLITPVLFTWLADLKENTRNLASGIFLVSATATSLLFLSRGFGWTLLLYGLQSLALVPMLPLQDGLYFRVARSRTESGLATPPFHQIRVWGTIGFISPSIVLFAGLRAGATLNITLIAAAVFAVAGLINSRFLPESERRRTESAPGENASRLPTVAAARVLFRPPVVFFCAGMAILQFAVAGYYSFYPIYLTEVAGIESAWLGLISNIGVTVEIFFMLGFGWLSSRLGIRRIIVLGAMAITVRMAALAFLPGAGIAIGVQLFHGWIIIATLVAPVVYLNRLAGDTFRNSIQGLYAMVIAGLFRILGNLFFGQVAERSLTAVFLYGAILSIIATVLFTVAFREKGDRETSARERAPADPVSR